DNA sequence from the Streptomyces sp. HUAS 15-9 genome:
CTCGCCGAGCTGGCGGTGTGCGGGCACGAGGTGGCGGGCAGGACCGTACGGCTGCGGACCCCGGAACTCCAGCGGACGGCCACCGGGCTGCTGGTGTGGGCCGAGCGGGCCGGGGTCGAACTGCGCGGCCTCGACATGCGGTCGGCATCGCTGGAGGAGGCGTTCCTCGGGATCGCGCGGGAGCAGGAGCCCACGGCAGGAGCAGCGGCATGAGCACCCTCGCCTTCGCACCGGTGGCCCGGCGGCTGCGCGCCCTGGCCCGGGCCGAACTCACCCTGCTCGGCCGCAACCGCAGTGCCGTGCTCACGGCACTGCTCGCACCGCTCGCGCTGCCGTTCAGCGTGCAGCCCGCGGTCGAACAGATCGACCTCAAGGCCGAGGGACTGACCGTCGGCGCGGTGATGGTGACGGCCGGGATCGGCTTCTCCTTCCTCTTCTGCGTGTACACCGCGCTGGTGAGCTCCTTCGTCACCCGCCGCGAGGAACTCGTCCTCAAGCGGCTGCGCACCGGCGAACTCGGGGACCTGGAGATCCTCGTCGGCACGGCCCTGCCCGCGGTCTGCGTCGGACTCGCCCAGGCGCTGGTGCTGTCCGTGGGCTGCGCGGCGCTCCTCGATGCGGGGGCACCCAGGGCGCCGCAGCTGGCCGTGCTCGGCGTCCTGTCGGGCCTGGTGCTGAGCGCCGCGCTCGCCGCCCTCACCTCGGCCTTCACCAGGACCACCGAGAGCGCCCAGGTCACCGCGCTGCCGCTGGTGTTGGTGTCGATGATCGGCTCGGGCATCGCGATCCCCACCGAGGTGCTGCCCGACCGGTTCGCCTCCGTCTGCGACCTCCTCCCGCTCTCCCCCGCCGTCCGGCTGGTCCGCGCGGGCTGGACCGGCCATCTCGGCGCGTACGAGGTGCTGGGCGCCGTACTGACCTCGCTGGCCTGGACCGTTCTGGCGGTGTTTGCTGTACGGCGGTGGTTCCGGTGGGAGCCGCGGCGCTGAGTACCGGGGAGCACAGGGTGGGGCGGATACGGCGGTTGCATCAGCGTCACTGGCGGGAGCGCAGCAAGGCGGAGCGCGTCGAGCTGCAGAGCGTGGTCACCTGGCACGCCACCATCTGGGTGCTTCCGCTCAGCTGGCTGATGCTGCCGCTGGTCGGCGGGCTCGACCGGCGGCCCGTGCCGATGGTGCTCGGCGGGCTGCTGGTCGCCGTGGACCTGCTGCAGTGCGCGGCCGCGAGCCGGCTCGTCCGGCCGGCGCTCGACCACTACCTGGGGCGCGCCGAACTGCCGCCCCGCTCCCAGCGCACCGCCGCCGTCCTGCTCGGCCTGGCGCTCGCCCTGATCACGGCGCTCGCCGTGGTCGACGGGACCGATCCGGTCACGGCCCGGCTGGCGATCGCGGCGGTGCTCGTGCCGTTCGGACTGCCGTACGCGCTCACCGTGTCCGTCCCGGTGTTCCTGCGCCGATCCGCGGTCCTCACGGCACTGATCGTGGGCGCCCTCTCGATCGTCCGCCTGGACGGTCTCGGTGTCCTCGCCACGACGGTGGTGTGCGGCTTCGCCACCGGCTTCGCCTTGACGGCCGCGCGCTGCGGCGCCTGGACCCTGTCCGTGCTCTGGGAGGCGGAACGCGCCCGCGAGATCGAGGCCCGGCTCGCCGTCGCCGAGGAGCGGCTGCGGTTCGGGCGGGATCTGCACGACGTCCTGGGGCGGAACCTGTCCGTGATCGCCCTCAAGAGCGAACTGGCCGTGCAACTGGCACGGCGGGGACGGCCAGAGGCCGTGGAACAGATGATCGAGGTACAGCGCATCGCACAGGAGTCGCAGCGGGAGGTGCGCGATGTCGTACGGGGCTATCGGGAGGCCGACCTCGATGTCGAACTCCTCGGCGCGCAGGGCGTGTTGACGGCGGCCGGGATCGACTGCGAGATCACCGGTGCCGCCGACGGGCTGCCCGCCGACGTGCAGTCCGCGCTCGGCTGGGTGGTGCGCGAGGCCACCACCAATGTGCTGCGGCACGGGGACGCCGGGCGGTGTGCGGTGAGTCTTCGGGTGCTGGAGGGGCGTGTGGTGCTGACGGTGGAGAACGACGGAGCGTCCGGAGCCCCCGACGGGGGTGGGGGTTCCGGGCTCGCGGGGCTGCGGGAGCGGCTGGCCGTGGTGGACGGGACCCTGACGGCGGGTGCCGTCGGGGAGGACGGGTTCAGGCTGGTGGCCGAGGTGCCCGTGGCGAGTGTGAGCGGAGTCGCGTCATGAGGTCCCCGGTACGGCTGTTGCTCGCCGACGACGAGCATCTGATCCGCGGGGCGCTGGCCGCGCTGCTCTCCCTGGAGGACGACCTCGTCGTGGTCGCCGAGGCGGCGACCGGGCCCGAGGCGCTCGCCATGGCGCGGGCCCATGAACCGGACGTGGCGGTGCTGGATCTTCAGATGCCGGGCGCCGACGGTGTGAAGGTCGCCACATCCCTGCGGGCCGAACTTCCCGGCTGCCAGGTGCTGATCGTCACCGGTCACGGGCGGCCCGGCCATCTGAAACGGGCCCTTGCGGCCGGTGTGCGCGGGTTCGTCCCGAAGACCGTCAGCGCCCAGCGGCTCGCGGAGATCATCCGTACCGTGCACGCCGGAAACCGCTACGTCGACCCCGAGTTGGCCGCCGACGCGATCTCCGCCGGGGACTCGCCACTGACCGCGCGCGAGGCCGAGGTCCTGGAGCTGGCCGCCGACGGGGCACCGGTCGCAGAGATCGCTGAGCGGGCCGCGCTGTCGCCGGGGACCGTGCGGAACTACCTCTCCTCGGCCGTGACGAAACTCGGGGCCGACAACCGTCATGCTGCGGTGCGTCTCGCTCGGGAGCGAGGTTGGGTATAGTTGCTCTCGCGCAGCAGCGCAATGCGGACGTAGCTCAGTTGGTAGAGCGCAACCTTGCCAAGGTTGAGGTCGCGAGTTCGAGCCTCGTCGTCCGCTCCAGCAAGGCCCCCGGTCTCCCGGGGGCCTTTTGCGTTACACCCTTTGCATCACGCCCAGCTCAGGCCGGTCAGGCGCTCGTACGCCTCGATGTACTTCGCCCGGGTGGCGTCCACGACCTGCTGGGGCAGCGGCGGCGGGGGCTGCTCGCTCCTGCGGTCCCAGCCGGACTCGGCGGAGGTCAGCCAGTCGCGCACGAACTGCTTGTCGTACGACGGCTGCGCGCGGCCCGGCTGCCACTGGTCGGCCGGCCAGAAGCGGGAGGAGTCCGGGGTGAGGACCTCGTCGGCGAGGACGAGGGTGTCTGCCTCGAAGCCGAACTCGAACTTGGTGTCCGCGAGGATGATCCCCCGGTCGCGGGCGATGTCCCGGGCCCGGTTGTAGACGGCGAGGGTGGTCTGGCGCAGCTGGGCGGCGGTGTCCGCGCCGACCTGCCGGGCGACCTCCTCGTACGACACGTTCTCGTCGTGCTCGCCGACCTCGGCCTTGGTGGCCGGGGTGAAGATCGGGGCGGGCAGTTCGGAGCCGTCCACGAGGCCCTCGGGCAGGGCGAGGCCGCAGACCGTGCGGGACTCCTGGTACTCGGCGAGGCCCGAGCCGGTGAGGTAGCCGCGGGCCACGGCCTCGACCGGGATCATCCGCAGCGACTTGCAGATCAGGGTGCGGCCCGCCCAGTCGACGGGCGCGCCCGCGGGGAGCTCGGTGCTCAGGACGTGGTTGGGGACCAGGTCGGCGAGCTGGTCGAACCACCACAGCGAGAGCTGGGTGAGTACGCGGCCCTTGTCGGGGATCTCGGTCGGCAGCACCCAGTCGTAGGCGGACATGCGGTCGCTGGCGACCATCACGAGGTCGCCCGCCTCGTTCTGGTACAGCTCGCGCACCTTGCCGGTGTGCAGATGCACCAGACCCGGAACCTGGATCGGCTCGGGCTTTTCGACGAATCCGGACACGGTTCCTCCCCGTGGTTCTGTCCAAGTGGCTCGATTGTCCCGTATGGGTGGCCGGTCATGGACAGCGGGTCAGTCGCGCTTGCAGATTCGATCCAGCAGGTTGGCGGTGGCCCGCTGGATACGGGGGTCCACGTGCCCCGGCCGGTCCAGGGCCGGTGACCAGGCGAAGGTCCCCGACGCGAAGACCAGGGCGCCGGAGGGCGCGCGGTACAGGGAGGTCTCCTGGTGGCGCTGGACGCCGTCGTTGTCGGTGTATGGGGAGTGGGCGAGGAGAATGCGCTCTTCGTGGTCGGGGAGCGGGGTGCGCGGGAAGTAGCGGTCGGCCTCGCCGGCCACCAGGCCCGCCAGCTCGTCGCCCTCGCCGGCGCCGGTCGCCTCCCACAGCCAGTGGCCGGCGTTGCGGACGATCAGCGGGTGGGGCTCGGGGACCCGGCCCGCGTACTGGATGCCGACCAGCTGCTGTTCGGGGCGGTCGATCTCGCGCCAGAGCACCGGCCTGCCCGGCCCCTTGCGCTTGCGGCAGGTGAGCAGGCGGTCCGCGCCGGAGGGCGCGGGGCCCAGTTCCACCTGCCAGTACATGGTGTTGGCGGAGAGGAAGACGAGCGAGGTGCCGCTCTCGCGGGCGATCTCCACCGTGCGGCGCATCTGCGTCGACCAGTACTCGTCGTGGCCGGGGAAGACCAGGCCCCGGTAGCGGGTGGGGTCGACGCGTCCGGCGTGCAGATCGCGGGCGTCGGCGTAGGCGAGGTCGTAGCCGTACCGTTCCGCCCAGCGGATGAAGTCGTAGGCGTGGCCGACGTGCAGGGGCAGGCCCGCGCCCGCGTACGGGCGGTCGAAGGAGACCGTGGTCGCGGCGTCGGCCTCGCCGAGCAGCCGGCCCTTCTCGTCCCAGGCGTGGTAGAGGCTGGCGCCGGTGTGGCCGTCCTCCGGGTAGAGGTTGTAGGCCTGCCAGGTGATGTCGGGGAGCAGCAGGAGCAGATCCGCGGGGTGGTTGTCGCGGACCGTGAACGGCACGTGGGAGCGGTAGCCGTCGGCGGTGGTGAGGACGGCCACGTAGGCGCCGTTGCTCCAGTACGACGGGATCTGCAGCCGCCAGGACAGCCACCAGTGGTGGCAGGAGACCGTGCGGTCGGCGGTCAGCGGCGGGGGCTGGACGATGCCGGAGAGCCGGGGGCTGGTGGTGATCTTGGCGGCGCCGTCACCGCCGTAGTGGCCGATCCGGTAGATGTCCACGCTGAACTGCTGGGGCGGGTCGACGGTGATGTGGAAGTCGACGGCCTCGCCGGGCGCGACCGCGCCGGTGGAGGTGAAGCCCTTGATCTGGCGGTGGACGTCGTCCGCCGAGCGGGGGCCGCCGGAGGGGCGCGGAGCCGGCACCCTCGGCCTGCCGCTGCCCGCCGGGGGCGCGTGCTGCTGGGTCGCGTCCACGTACCAGGGGACGACATGGCCGGTGTCGTCGAAGTAGGTCTCGCTGCCGCGCAGCCAGGGAACCGGTCCCAGGCCGAAGGGGTCCGTGACGGCGTGTGCGAGTGCCCCCGACTCCCAGCGGCGGATGTGCTCGGATCCCATGATCGCTCCCCTCCCTCGGGCCCCCGTACTGTGCGTGCGATGCGGCTGTCGTATGTCGTAAGCCCTTGCCATGTGCGCGATCGGTCCCAGCACATCACATAACGCACGCGCGCGGTCACTATTCGTTGCGAATTGACCTGAAATGGAAGAAGGCGTTCCGCTACGGCGGACCATCGTCCGAGGTCAGACGAGCCGTACCGGCTTCTCCGGGCGTATCCCCGACTCGATCAGCCAGGCTCGAAGCGGGTCCGGATCCCCTTCCTCGGTCAGGCTGAGCACCCGGGAGCTCAGATCCGCGGCCCGCTCGCCGTTGATGAGGAGGGACGGGCCGTCGAGCCAGTCCAGGCCCGGGACCGCGCCCGCCGTGTCCATCGCGGCGCAGCACACCATCGCCGTGACGTGGTCGGCGAGGAGCTCGCGGGCGGTGCGCGGGGGCTGGAGGGGGAACAGGGGCAGGGCGCCGTCGTCCCACAGGCCGGTGTCGGGACCCTGGCCGGGGCGGGCCGAGCCGGTCGGCGGTGCGGCGGAGGCGGAGGCGCACGCGGAGGCCTCCTCACGGGCCAGCTCCGCGCTGAGCCGCGCGGCGAGGGCGGCACCGCGCTGGTTCTCGGAGTCGCCGTCGGGCTCGTCGTCGTATGCGGGGGTGTCGGGGAAGGGCCGGTCGTGGCCGACGGCTCCTGGGGCTCCTTGGGCTCCTTCGGCTTCTTCGGCTCCTTCGGCTTCTTCGGCTCCTTCGGTGACCGCGCCCTCGGGTGACTTGTCCTCCGCGGCCATCGCGGCTCCCTCGCCGCACGCAGCGGTCGGCGAGGAGTGGCCGTCGGTCTCGTCGTCCGGTGGATCCGACAGGTGGTCGAGGACGCGGGACAGGGTGGGGCCGCCGGGGGCCGAGGCGGTGGGGTCGGGGGTGGTGCGGACACCGAGGGAGTCCAGGACGCGGTGGAGACGGGCCGCGTCGGTGCGCCACTTCCGGTCCACGACCTCGTCCGGATACTCCTGCCAGTCCACCGGGGACCAGTCCGGGCCCGGCTCCGCGGGGCCGCCGTGGAAGAGACGGGCGGCGAGCAGGGAGGCGGCCTCGTCCATCGCGCCGGGCTCTTCCAGCAGGTCACAGGCGGGGCGCTCGCCGAGCCGGGAGGCGAAGCCCTCGGCCAGGCGATCCCGGCGGGACAGCTCGGTGAGCGCCGCCACCACGCCCGCGTCGAGACGCGAGGGCCAGCGGCCCATCCGCCAGGCCGGCAGCGCGACCCGGGTCAGCAGCCGGTCCCAGCCCGCGTACGCCAGCCCCACCTGTTCCTGGGCGACGATCCGCAGGCCGTAATCCACAGCCTGTGCACGCTCGGCGGCCGCGGCGGCCACACCCCTCTCCATCTCGGCCGCGTGCTCCCGGCAGCCGCGCAGCATCAGTCGCGCCACCCAGCCGACGCCCGCGAGCACGGAGCGGGTGAGCGGGCCGCGGCCGGGTGCGGAGGTCACGGCGACCGCCGCGTCCAGCCCCCGGACGAAACGGCGGGCGGCCGCTATGTCCGGGTGCGCCGAGGGACCCGTACCGGCGACGACCGGAGCGAGCACCGCGCGCAGTTCGCCGACCCGCATCCACCACAGGAACGGGGAGCCGATGACGAGGACGGGCGCGGCCGCCGTACGGCGCTGGGCGCGCCGGCCCGGGTCCGCCAGCTCGTCGTGGTGCTCGGGCGGGGGCGGGCCGTGCGCGGGGTGGGTGCGGTCCTCCAGCCAGCTGTCGCAGTCCGGGGTGAGCGCTATGGCGGAGGGCGCGGGCACGTCGAGCCGGTCGGCGAGGTCACGCACCATCCGGTACAGGTCGGGGGCGGACTCCTCAGGGATCGCGACCGTCGGACTCACGGCCGGACGGGAGCGGGCCACGATCAGCGCTATGCCCGCGGCGGCCAGCAGCACCAGCAGCGCGACCCCGCTCACGGTCCAGCGGGCGAGGTCCCAGCTGCGGCCCGGCAGATGTCCCGTGGAACCGCCGGCCAGCAGGATCACGGCCGCCGCCGCGGGCAGCAGGGCCACGGCCAGCGCCCGGCCGCGGATCCGCAGCACGGCGAGGGCCCGGGACCGCGCCGCCTGCGCGCCCGCCTCCACACCCATTCCGGTCACGACCGGAGGTCACCCCCTCGCTGATGCCCTGGTGCTGTCCTGGCGTTGCTCACTCCCCCACTGTGGCACCCGCCGGAGACATCGCAATGCCGGTGGGCCAAGTGCCGGAACGCTTGCGCCGCACCCTAGTTGGGGCCTCGGCCCCCGTCAGCCGGATGGGGCATTGCTCACTCGATGGAATGGCTTTGGTCAGAGCTGTACGACAGACAGCAATGATCGGGCCCCGGATTTCTCCGGGGCCCGAGTTGGCGTTCGGCGTGTGGCGTTTGTACGGCGGTTACACGCCCGCCGCCGCCTTCGCGGCGATGTCCGTGCGGTGCTGCGAACCGTCGAGGCCGATGCGCTCCACGGCCGCGTACGCCCGCTCGCGGGCCTCGGTGAGGTCCTTGCCGGTCGCCGTGACGGACAGGACGCGGCCACCGGCGCTGACGACCGCGTCGCCCTCGCGCCGGGTGCCCGCGTGCAGCACATACGCGTGCGGGGCGTCCTCGGCGGCCACCCGGTCGAGGCCGGTGATCGGGTCGCCGGTGCGCGGGGTGCCGGGGTAGTTGTGCGAGGCGACGACGACGGTGACCGCCGCGTCCTCGCTCCAGCGCAGCGGGGCCAGGTCGTCGAGGGCGCCGTTCGCGGCGGCGAGCAGGACACCGGCCAGCGGAGTCTTCAGCCGGGCCAGGACCACCTGGGTCTCCGGGTCGCCGAAGCGGGCGTTGAACTCGATGACCCGTACACCGCGCGAGGTGATCGCGAGACCGGCGTAGAGCAGCCCGGAGAAGGGGGTGCCGCGTCGGCGCATCTCGTCGACCGTGGGCTGCAGAACGGTCTGCAGGACCTCTTCCACCAGCTTGGGCTCGGCCCACGGGAGCGGGGAGTACGCGCCCATGCCGCCGGTGTTCGGGCCCTCGTCGTTGTCGAGGGCCCGCTTGAAGTCCTGCGCCGGCTGGAGCGGTACGACGGTCTCGCCGTCGGTGATCGCGAAGAGGGACACCTCGGGGCCGTCGAGGAACTCCTCGATGACGACCCGCTCGCACTCCGCCGCGTGCGCCTTGGCGGCCTCGATGTCCTGGGTGACGACCACGCCCTTGCCCGCGGCCAGCCCGTCGTCCTTGACGACATAGGGGGCACCGAAGGCGTCGAGGGCCGCGGCCGCCTCCTCCGCGGTCGTGCAGACATAGGACCGGGCGGTGGGCACGCCGGCGGCCGCCATCACGTCCTTGGCGAAGGCCTTGGACCCCTCGAGCTGCGCGGCCTCCTCGGAGGGGCCGAACACCGGGATGCCCGCCTCGCGCACGGCGTCGGCGACCCCGGCGACCAGGGGGGCCTCCGGGCCGACGACCACGAGGTCGGCTTCGAGCTCCGTGGCCAGCGCGGACACGGCCTTGCCGTCCAGGGCGTCCACCTGGTGCAGCTCGGCGACCTCGGCGATGCCGGCGTTGCCGGGGGCGCAGTGCAGCGCGGTGACGTCGGGGTCGAGGGACAGGGAGCGGCACAGGGCGTGTTCGCGGGCGCCGCTGCCGATGACGAGGACCTTCACGGGGTCAGCCTATCCGGCGTGGGCCGGGGTGTTTGTACGGGCTTCCGAGGGCTGGGAGCGGAGACAGCTGTGCGTTCCTCCGAAGGACGGCCTCCGTGCCCCGCGTCTCCCACCCCGTTGGAGAACTTCTCCATTCGTTGGAGAACTCCTCATTCGTTGGAGAACTCCTCGACGACCGTCGCCCCCAGCTCCCGCACGATGAGGTCATGGCCGGAGAGGGCCGACTCGTCGAGGTCCGGGTCGTCGTCCTCCGGGATGTCGTCCTCGGGAGCCACCGGGGGCGGCTCGGGGGCGGCTGTCGGCTGGGGTGCCGGGGTCGGGGTGGGGGCAGCCTGGGCCGGCGGCTGGGCCTGAGGAGCCGCGGGGGACGGCTGGGGGGCGGCGGGGCGTTGCGCGGGGGCGCCCTGGTTGCCGTAGCCACCGGCGCTCTGATTGCCGTAGCCACCGGCGCCGCCTCCGCCGTACCCCGGGGAACCGCCGGACGGCGGGGGCGCCGAACCGCCCGACGGGTCGACGATCGCCTCGACCTTCCACTGCACGTTGAACTGCTCGGCCAGCGCCTGCCGCAGCACGTCCTCGCTGCCACTGCTCGCGAAGTTGTCGCGGGCGCCGGCGTTGACGAAGCCGAGCTGGAGGGTGATGCCGTCGAACCCGGCCACCTGGGCGTTCTGGCTGAGCAGGATCCAGGTGAAACGGCGACGGTTCTTGACCGCCTCCAGGATGTTCGGCCAGAGCATGCGGGGGTCGAGGCCACCGGGCACGGGTGCCGCGGGAGCGGCGGGCGCCGCCGGGGGCGCGGAGGCAGCGGAGGCGGGGGCGGCCGGAGTCTGGGACGACGGCCGCTGCCCGCCGGGGCAGCCGTGGGCCAGCCGCCGGGACAGCCACGGCACCGGCGGGTGCGGCAGTGGGCCAGGCACCGGCGGCCG
Encoded proteins:
- a CDS encoding ABC transporter permease; its protein translation is MSTLAFAPVARRLRALARAELTLLGRNRSAVLTALLAPLALPFSVQPAVEQIDLKAEGLTVGAVMVTAGIGFSFLFCVYTALVSSFVTRREELVLKRLRTGELGDLEILVGTALPAVCVGLAQALVLSVGCAALLDAGAPRAPQLAVLGVLSGLVLSAALAALTSAFTRTTESAQVTALPLVLVSMIGSGIAIPTEVLPDRFASVCDLLPLSPAVRLVRAGWTGHLGAYEVLGAVLTSLAWTVLAVFAVRRWFRWEPRR
- a CDS encoding sensor histidine kinase; protein product: MHQRHWRERSKAERVELQSVVTWHATIWVLPLSWLMLPLVGGLDRRPVPMVLGGLLVAVDLLQCAAASRLVRPALDHYLGRAELPPRSQRTAAVLLGLALALITALAVVDGTDPVTARLAIAAVLVPFGLPYALTVSVPVFLRRSAVLTALIVGALSIVRLDGLGVLATTVVCGFATGFALTAARCGAWTLSVLWEAERAREIEARLAVAEERLRFGRDLHDVLGRNLSVIALKSELAVQLARRGRPEAVEQMIEVQRIAQESQREVRDVVRGYREADLDVELLGAQGVLTAAGIDCEITGAADGLPADVQSALGWVVREATTNVLRHGDAGRCAVSLRVLEGRVVLTVENDGASGAPDGGGGSGLAGLRERLAVVDGTLTAGAVGEDGFRLVAEVPVASVSGVAS
- a CDS encoding response regulator transcription factor; translated protein: MRSPVRLLLADDEHLIRGALAALLSLEDDLVVVAEAATGPEALAMARAHEPDVAVLDLQMPGADGVKVATSLRAELPGCQVLIVTGHGRPGHLKRALAAGVRGFVPKTVSAQRLAEIIRTVHAGNRYVDPELAADAISAGDSPLTAREAEVLELAADGAPVAEIAERAALSPGTVRNYLSSAVTKLGADNRHAAVRLARERGWV
- a CDS encoding phosphoribosylaminoimidazolesuccinocarboxamide synthase, whose protein sequence is MSGFVEKPEPIQVPGLVHLHTGKVRELYQNEAGDLVMVASDRMSAYDWVLPTEIPDKGRVLTQLSLWWFDQLADLVPNHVLSTELPAGAPVDWAGRTLICKSLRMIPVEAVARGYLTGSGLAEYQESRTVCGLALPEGLVDGSELPAPIFTPATKAEVGEHDENVSYEEVARQVGADTAAQLRQTTLAVYNRARDIARDRGIILADTKFEFGFEADTLVLADEVLTPDSSRFWPADQWQPGRAQPSYDKQFVRDWLTSAESGWDRRSEQPPPPLPQQVVDATRAKYIEAYERLTGLSWA
- a CDS encoding N,N-dimethylformamidase beta subunit family domain-containing protein, which produces MGSEHIRRWESGALAHAVTDPFGLGPVPWLRGSETYFDDTGHVVPWYVDATQQHAPPAGSGRPRVPAPRPSGGPRSADDVHRQIKGFTSTGAVAPGEAVDFHITVDPPQQFSVDIYRIGHYGGDGAAKITTSPRLSGIVQPPPLTADRTVSCHHWWLSWRLQIPSYWSNGAYVAVLTTADGYRSHVPFTVRDNHPADLLLLLPDITWQAYNLYPEDGHTGASLYHAWDEKGRLLGEADAATTVSFDRPYAGAGLPLHVGHAYDFIRWAERYGYDLAYADARDLHAGRVDPTRYRGLVFPGHDEYWSTQMRRTVEIARESGTSLVFLSANTMYWQVELGPAPSGADRLLTCRKRKGPGRPVLWREIDRPEQQLVGIQYAGRVPEPHPLIVRNAGHWLWEATGAGEGDELAGLVAGEADRYFPRTPLPDHEERILLAHSPYTDNDGVQRHQETSLYRAPSGALVFASGTFAWSPALDRPGHVDPRIQRATANLLDRICKRD
- the purD gene encoding phosphoribosylamine--glycine ligase; this translates as MKVLVIGSGAREHALCRSLSLDPDVTALHCAPGNAGIAEVAELHQVDALDGKAVSALATELEADLVVVGPEAPLVAGVADAVREAGIPVFGPSEEAAQLEGSKAFAKDVMAAAGVPTARSYVCTTAEEAAAALDAFGAPYVVKDDGLAAGKGVVVTQDIEAAKAHAAECERVVIEEFLDGPEVSLFAITDGETVVPLQPAQDFKRALDNDEGPNTGGMGAYSPLPWAEPKLVEEVLQTVLQPTVDEMRRRGTPFSGLLYAGLAITSRGVRVIEFNARFGDPETQVVLARLKTPLAGVLLAAANGALDDLAPLRWSEDAAVTVVVASHNYPGTPRTGDPITGLDRVAAEDAPHAYVLHAGTRREGDAVVSAGGRVLSVTATGKDLTEARERAYAAVERIGLDGSQHRTDIAAKAAAGV